A single region of the Sulfurovum riftiae genome encodes:
- a CDS encoding flavodoxin family protein, with protein sequence VCNACKKNGGICIVNDGYQEIEKKMKEADAIIVGSPVYFGSITGMLKTLFDRSRTLRVNWELKDKVCAAITVGATQHGGQEHTLQAIHAWALIHGMILVADSDPTAHFGGAAVAKQVDGEFKIDEWGLQTARS encoded by the coding sequence GGTCTGTAACGCCTGCAAGAAGAACGGAGGTATCTGCATTGTTAACGACGGCTATCAGGAGATAGAGAAAAAAATGAAAGAGGCCGACGCCATTATCGTTGGTTCTCCCGTTTACTTTGGCTCAATAACCGGAATGCTAAAAACCCTCTTTGACAGGTCAAGAACTTTAAGGGTTAACTGGGAGTTAAAGGACAAGGTGTGTGCAGCAATAACCGTTGGAGCTACGCAGCACGGAGGACAGGAGCATACCTTACAGGCAATTCACGCGTGGGCTCTAATTCACGGAATGATTCTCGTTGCAGACTCAGACCCCACTGCCCACTTTGGGGGGGCTGCTGTTGCAAAGCAAGTTGACGGCGAGTTTAAGATTGACGAGTGGGGACTCCAGACTGCAAGGAGCG